The genomic region CCACCGCCCGCTCGGCGATCCGGAGCGCGTCCTCGGGGACGCCGTCGAGCAGGAGGGCGAACTCGTCGCCGCCGAGGCGGGCGACCAGGTCGCCGGGGCGCACCGCCTCGGCCAGCCGGCTGGCGACGACGCACAGAAGCTCGTCGCCCGACAGGTGGCCCAGCTCGTCGTTGACGTTCTTGAAGTCGTCGAGGTCCACGTAGAGCACGGCCTGGGTGCCGTCGCGGCGGTCGGGGGAGGCAAGGGCCGACTCCAGGCGGGTGAGGAAGGCCGCCCGGTTGGCCAGGCCGGTCAGCGCGTCGTGGTTGGCCTGGATGGTGAGCGTGCGGTGACTGCCGGCCACGACCTCGGCCATGGTGTTGAACGTCTCGGCCAGGTCGCCGATCTCGTCGGCCCGCTCGACCTCCACGCGGTGGTCGAGCTCGCCCCGGGCCAGGCGGCCTGCCGAGTCGCGCAGGCGGGCGACGGGGCGCAGGACCTCCATGGACAGGCGCCGGCCGAACCGCACCACCAGGACGACGAGCACCAGGCTTGCGAGGGCGGTCGCCCCCGTCACCAGCCGGTCGAGATCGGCGGCCGCCTCCAGGTCCCGGCCCGCCATGGCCCTGCTCTTGCCGGCTGCCTCGTCGAGCAGCTTGAAGTTGTCCCTCGCCTCGGCCAGCCGAGCCAGGAACTGGACCGGTGACAGCAACCCGATCTCACCCGTCCACAGCTCCTTGTTCCTGGCCAGCTGGCGCTCGATCTGCTCACGCCCGCCCCCGGGGCGGAGAACGCCGATCGCCCGCTCGAAGCTGGCCCGTTCCGCATCGGCCGCGGCCTTGAGCTCCGCCCTGGCGGCCTCGTCGGCGAGGCCCTGCACGGCGGCCGAGCGCAGGAGCGCCGCCGTGACGATGTCGTCGCGCAGCTCCTCCAGCGCGCCGGCCTCCCGGTCCATGCGCAGGGCGGCGCCCTTGAAGGCGCCGACGGTCGAACGGGTCGCCGCGAAGTTCGCCAATGCCCCGACGAAGAAGACGACGAGCAGCACCCCGAGCGCCCGCCGCCATCTGGCGCGCAGGCTCCGCGTGCGGGCCGGCGTCGGGGACGAACTGCGCATCTCGGGTCGAGCCTCCGTGGTGACCTGTCGGGGACGGCGGTTCTCGGCCCGTCCCGTCGTGGTGCTGTTATCGGCAGGCAACCGGTCGACTTGCGCACTTGGCGGTGGCGACGTTCCCCCGGCGCGCTCCGCCGGCGGTCGGGTCGTCGCCGTGCCCCTTCAGCGGGGCGCCGC from Acidimicrobiales bacterium harbors:
- a CDS encoding diguanylate cyclase; the protein is MRSSSPTPARTRSLRARWRRALGVLLVVFFVGALANFAATRSTVGAFKGAALRMDREAGALEELRDDIVTAALLRSAAVQGLADEAARAELKAAADAERASFERAIGVLRPGGGREQIERQLARNKELWTGEIGLLSPVQFLARLAEARDNFKLLDEAAGKSRAMAGRDLEAAADLDRLVTGATALASLVLVVLVVRFGRRLSMEVLRPVARLRDSAGRLARGELDHRVEVERADEIGDLAETFNTMAEVVAGSHRTLTIQANHDALTGLANRAAFLTRLESALASPDRRDGTQAVLYVDLDDFKNVNDELGHLSGDELLCVVASRLAEAVRPGDLVARLGGDEFALLLDGVPEDALRIAERAVDALGDPVDIAGTPVKVGASAGLAVRHAGSDADSLMREADAAMYSAKGHGKNRVEAYDPARHRAGSAPDGAAATPRRT